One Mycobacteriales bacterium genomic window, CGGGTGGTCATGGGCCCCGAGTCCGTCGTGGCCTACTGACCCTTCGCGCGGAGCATCTCCAGCGTCTTCTCGACGCGGCGGGCGCGGGTCTCCGGGCGCTTCGCCCCGGCGACGGCGTCGGCGTGCTCGCGGCGGTGGCTGGGCGCGAGCCGGTCGAACGCCGCCCGCGCCGCCGGGTCCGCGTCGAGCGCCGCCTGGAGATCCGGCGGCACGTCGACCTCGCGCGGCTCGTCGTCACGTTCGACGGTGACGCGCACGGTGTCGCCGAAGGTCCGTCTTGCCGCCTCGCGCGTCGCCTTGTGCACGCCGAGGCAGAACGCGCCGCCGCCGGTGGGCATCAGGTTGCCGCGGTACGCGACACCGTCGACGGTGCCCCTGACCCGGACCTGCCGCCGCGTCCCGAACGCCGCCGCCACCTCGTCCGGCAGCCGCACGACCGCGCCGCCGCCGGTGCCGCCCGGCCGCGCCGGCTCGATCACCGCCTCGAACTCCACGCGCCGGACCCTACGTCGCCCTCCCCCGCCCGAACCACCGCCGCTTCCGCCGGTGGCAGGCGCAGGTGCACCCGCAGTCACCCGGAGCCGACGTCACAGACGCGGGCGCCGCGACCGGCGCGACAGGCGCGACAGGCGCGGCGAGC contains:
- a CDS encoding YdeI/OmpD-associated family protein, with protein sequence MEFEAVIEPARPGGTGGGAVVRLPDEVAAAFGTRRQVRVRGTVDGVAYRGNLMPTGGGAFCLGVHKATREAARRTFGDTVRVTVERDDEPREVDVPPDLQAALDADPAARAAFDRLAPSHRREHADAVAGAKRPETRARRVEKTLEMLRAKGQ